In Euphorbia lathyris chromosome 9, ddEupLath1.1, whole genome shotgun sequence, the following are encoded in one genomic region:
- the LOC136207093 gene encoding ammonium transporter 2: MSGAYSDVTPAVPIWLNKGDNAWQMTASTLVAIQSMPGLVILYASIVKKKWAVNSAFMALYAFAAVLICWVLLCFRMAFGDQLLPFWGKGAPALGQNYLTGRARIPESKHKNEDGVEVTVEPYFSMATLVYFQFTFAAITLILLAGSVLGRMNIKAWMVFVPLWLIFSYTVGAFSLWGGGFLYQWGVIDYSGGYVIHLSSGISGLTAAYWVGARLKSDRERFPPNNVLLMLAGAGLLWMGWSGFNGGAPYAANVAASIAVLNTNISAATSLLVWTSLDVIFFGKPSVIGAVQGMMTGLACITPGAGLVQSWAAIVYGIMSGSIPWVSMMVLHKKCTLLQQVDDTLGVFHTHAVAGLLGGLLTGLLAEPELCEFILPKKTRGAFYGGNGGKQFMKQIVGACFIIGWNIMSTSIILLAIRLFIPLRMTEDQLVIGDDAVHGEEAYALWGDGEKYDPTSTTTLPSHTQPSPYGNGARGVTISL, from the exons ATGTCAGGAGCTTATAGCGACGTAACGCCGGCGGTACCTATATGGCTAAACAAAGGAGACAACGCATGGCAGATGACGGCGTCAACTCTGGTTGCAATCCAGAGTATGCCAGGGCTTGTTATCCTGTACGCCAGTATTGTGAAGAAAAAATGGGCCGTGAATTCAGCTTTTATGGCCCTCTACGCCTTCGCCGCCGTTCTTATTTGCTGGGTTCTACTTTGTTTCCGAATGGCTTTCGGCGACCAACTCCTCCCTTTTTGGGGTAAAGGTGCGCCTGCTTTAGGGCAGAATTACCTGACCGGGCGAGCCAGAATTCCTGAAAGTAAACATAAAAATGAAGACGGAGTAGAAGTGACCGTTGAACCTTATTTCTCGATGGCCACACTGGTCTATTTCCAGTTCACTTTTGCGGCAATTACGCTGATATTACTAGCCGGTTCAGTTCTTGGAAGGATGAATATTAAAGCATGGATGGTTTTTGTGCCTTTGTGGCTTATTTTTTCTTATACTGTGGGAGCTTTTAGTTTATGGGGAGGTGGGTTTCTGTATCAATGGGGGGTTATTGATTATTCGGGCGGCTATGTTATTCATCTGTCTTCTGGAATTTCCGGATTAACTGCTGCTTATTGG GTTGGAGCAAGGCTGAAAAGTGATAGAGAGAGATTCCCTCCAAATAATGTATTGTTAATGCTTGCCGGAGCTGGATTGCTGTGGATGGGGTGGTCAGGGTTCAACGGAGGAGCGCCATATGCAGCTAATGTTGCTGCTTCAATTGCAGTTTTAAACACTAATATAAGCGCAGCTACAAGCTTGCTTGTTTGGACTTCTCTTGATGTTATTTTCTTCGGAAAACCGTCGGTCATCGGAGCTGTTCAGGGCATGATGACTGGACTAGCTTGCATTACTCCTGGAGCCG GATTAGTACAATCATGGGCGGCTATAGTTTATGGAATTATGTCTGGAAGTATTCCATGGGTGTCTATGATGGTTTTACACAAGAAGTGTACGCTCCTACAACAG GTGGATGATACATTAGGAGTGTTTCACACACACGCTGTAGCGGGTCTACTAGGAGGGCTACTAACAGGACTATTAGCAGAGCCAGAACTGTGTGAATTCATACTTCCAAAAAAGACAAGAGGTGCATTTTACGGTGGAAATGGTGGTAAACAATTTATGAAGCAAATAGTTGGTGCATGTTTCATTATTGGATGGAACATTATGAGTACCTCTATTATCCTTTTAGCAATAAGATTGTTTATACCTTTAAGAATGACTGAAGATCAACTTGTTATTGGAGATGATGCTGTTCATGGTGAAGAAGCTTATGCTCTATGGGGTGATGGTGAGAAATACGATCCTACTTCTACTACTACTCTTCCATCTCATACTCAACCTTCTCCTTATGGCAACGGTGCTAGAGGTGTTACTATTAGTTTGTGA